The Microbacterium sp. W4I20 genome segment CCAAACGCTCGATTAGCAACCACCCGAAGTGTGGAATCCCGCGCAACAACAGAGCGTCCGAGCCGACCGCTATCATTTGGGCAAGCGCCACGATTGGGGATCAGATGACCGACGGCACCAACGCCCACGATGAGCCGGGATCTCCCGAGCCGTCGGAGGACTTCAACGAGCCGACTGCTCAGAAGCAGGCGGACGAGCAGAGCGAAACAGATGAGCAGATTCTCGAAGATGCTGAGGAACTGATCAAGGATCCGGCTCCGTTGCTGCGCAAGGTCAGGCTCGACCCCGAAGCCCTCTCGCGCCTTGGTGACGGATTCCGAGCCATGCGCGAGGGAGTGAGTGACTTCTTCGTAGCCGGAGACCGAAGCGCCGGACGAACCAAGGACACAGCCGATCGGGTTATAAAGCTCATCGAAAAGGAGCTGGACCGCGAAGGACTAACAGCGAAAGAGCGGCTTGAGTTCATCGAGGCCGGCGAGCGCATGGCTGGCACGGTCGGAGATAGCGAATCCAGCACAAGAGCAGGCAACGAGCGCACCTTCGGGAAGATCGCGACGATCGCCGCGGGAGCTACCGTGGCTGTCCTGGTGCTGGGCTACCTCGGCAAGGACGGCAAGCTCCCCCCGATGCCGTCGGCATGACTCCACGGCGCTGACGCGCCATCGGAACAGCAAGCAAGAACTCAAATCCTGAGAGGGAAGCCGATGGCGTCTGTTGTTGCAAGAGTGAGGCAAGTGAAGCAACCGAGAGGCGGCTACATCAATCCGCGAGCCATGGAGGTTGTCCGGCTCGATGATGGAAGGCCATCGCCACTCGACCACACGATCGAAAATGTGCACTCATCGCTGTCGGCATGGCGGTGGACTACATGACTCGGTCCCTTATCGGCGCGGCACCAGCCGAGGCTTTCCGTATCTCGCTCATCGGCGCTTCCATCATCCGCGAGGAGGACGAGGCGTTTGATCTGATCCAGGGAATAACTGGTCTCAACCACCCATCCCTGGTGAACGCCTGCAAGCTCGCTGGCTACGATGTGATCTACCGCGCAGGAATGGCAGGCTATCGGCCTGGGCGCAGGAGCGGGCAGCTACGGCAAAGGCCGGAGCATCATTGCCCCGGCCTCATGTGCCCGGTCGGAGACGCGCAGCGTTAGGGCCGTAGCTGCCCGCCTGAAGAACTCGTAGCCGGAAGGCGCACAATCACACGGCCAGCGCCTCAAAGCGACTGGGACTGTCAGCTACAGACTCTCGGCGTCGATCTCAGACGCAAACAGCCCGCCGACGAGCAATCACACGGATCGCACCATCGACGGGCTGAGATCGCAGCCTGGCGCGATGTCATGCCAACGGATTTGACACAGACTCGACACAGGCGGCCAGATCTGACACATCTCCAGTGTCAAATCACCCGGCAAAAGCAGCTAGATTCCAACGGTTTAGTTGTTAAATCTAAATTCCACGACGTCGCCGTCCTTCATGACGTAGTCCTTGCCCTCGAGGCGCGCCTTGCCCTTGGCGCGGGCCTCGATGACGGAGCCGGTCTCGACCAGGTCGTCGAACGAGACGATCTCCGCCTTGATGAAGCCCTTCTCGAAGTCGGTGTGGATGACTCCGGCGGCCTGCGGTGCCTTCGAGCCCTTGGGGATCGTCCACGCGCGAGCCTCCTTCGGGCCGGCGGTGAGATACGTCTGCAGCCCCAGCGTGTCGAACCCGATCCGGGCGAGCTGGTCCAGACCCGACTCGTCCTGACCGGTCGACGCCAGAAGCTCTGCGGCATCCTCAGGGTCGAGATCGATCAGCTCGGACTCGATCTTCGCGTCGAGGAAAATGGCCTTCGCCGGAGCGACCAGAGCGGCGAGTTCTTCCTTGCGCGCAGCGTCCGTCAGCACTCCCTCGTCGACGTTGAAGACGAAGATGACGGGCTTCGAGGTGAGCAGCCCCAGTTCGCGGATGGGCGTCAGGTCGATGCCTGCGACAGACAGGAGCACTCCGCGCTCCAGGGCGTCCTTCGCGGCGATCGCCGTCTCGAGCACGATCGGCTCGGCCTTCTTGCCGCGCACTTCCTTCTCGTACCGGGAGATCGCCTTCTCGACTGTCTCGAGGTCGGCGAGCATGAGCTCGGCGTTGATCGTCTCCATATCGGATGCCGGGTTCACCGCACCGTCGACGTGTACGACGTCGTCGTCGGCGAAGCCGCGGACGACCTGCGCGATGGCGTCGGCCTCGCGGATGTTCGCGAGGAACTTGTTGCCGAGCCCCTCGCCCTCGCTCGCGCCGCGCACGATGCCGGCGATGTCGACGAACGACACGGCCGCCGGCAGGATGCGCTCGCTGCCGAAGATCTCGGCGAGCGTGTCGAGACGCGGGTCAGGCAGGTTCACCACGCCGATGTTCGGCTCGATCGTCGCGAACGGATAGTTCGCCGCGAGCACATCGTTCTTGGTGAGAGCGTTGAAGAGGGTGGACTTGCCGACGTTGGGCAGGCCGACGATGCCGATAGTGAGAGCCACGGAGGACGAGTCTACCGGTCGCGCGCTGCCCGGAACTGTGCGCGGAGTCAGTCGCATCCCGAGCCCCTGGCGGGTTTGCGCCGTAACGATCGAGTATCGGCAGACGAGAGACGTTGTCGGCCCGACTACGGTCATGTTCATGCAAAAGCGCAGAGGACTCGCTGTTGCATCCACTGCGCTCGTCGGAGCGCTCGCCCTCGCGGGCTGTACCGCTACGCATCCCTCCGCTGTGCGAGTCAACTCCGATGGTTCCGTGGACTATGTCACCTGCGTACCCGACGCGGATGACTGGAACGCGTATTTCCACGCCGCAGAGGACGAAGATGACGCCCTTGAGCTGCAGCCGACCGAGGACCTCGTCGCCTCCGCCGAGGGGGTCGTGGTGCACTTCGCGGCCCCGGATCAGGACTGGGACTCCCTCACGGTCGGTGCGTCCTACTTCTCGTCCGTAAGGGTCCGCTCCGACAGCTTCACACCCGACGGGTGGCATTGGAACACAGATGAGTGGTTCCACACCCGCGGTCGCTGCTTGATCGAAGAGTGACCTCTGCCTCGATCTAGGACTGCGCGGAACCCCGCTCGCTGCTCTCGCACGCCGCAGTTCGTTCGGCATCCGTGCTGATGCAAGCGCCGTCCACCAAGGTTCGCTCGCCCACCGGCTCGCGAAGGGTGACGGTGACCGGCACCGCATCATTGCCCAAGCAGTTCGCGGCTCCGCTGCCTGTCGGCTCCGCGTCGATGCGGATCGTTACTCGATCCGCATCGTAGGTCACCACCGGAGCGAGCAGTTCGCCGGTCACCCCGTTCGCGCAGTCGAGACGGGTCACCTCTACCTCGAGAGTCGTGCTGTCCGACGTGACGCTGTCCGGGTCGATGAGCTGCCACGTCGCCGGCGCACCGGGCACCAGGGGCGCATCGCTGGGGTCGGGTGTGGCTGTCGTCGGAGGCGGTTGCGGCGCTGGAGCCGCCGCGCAACCGCTGAGGACGACGGATGCGACAAGGATGATCCCGAGCACGTCCCTCTGACGACCGTTCATGCCGACAACGGTACTTTCGCTCCGGACTGAAAGAAAGGGGTCGAGTCCACCCTTCGCCCGCTGCTGGGAACTGTGCGCGGAGTCAGTCGCGCACGGCGCGGAACGCGCGGGTCACGTAGGGAAGGTCGATCGTCCCGTCGCCGTGCAGGCCGAGCTCGTCGAAGA includes the following:
- the ychF gene encoding redox-regulated ATPase YchF; translated protein: MALTIGIVGLPNVGKSTLFNALTKNDVLAANYPFATIEPNIGVVNLPDPRLDTLAEIFGSERILPAAVSFVDIAGIVRGASEGEGLGNKFLANIREADAIAQVVRGFADDDVVHVDGAVNPASDMETINAELMLADLETVEKAISRYEKEVRGKKAEPIVLETAIAAKDALERGVLLSVAGIDLTPIRELGLLTSKPVIFVFNVDEGVLTDAARKEELAALVAPAKAIFLDAKIESELIDLDPEDAAELLASTGQDESGLDQLARIGFDTLGLQTYLTAGPKEARAWTIPKGSKAPQAAGVIHTDFEKGFIKAEIVSFDDLVETGSVIEARAKGKARLEGKDYVMKDGDVVEFRFNN